The Opitutales bacterium ASA1 genome window below encodes:
- the gltB gene encoding glutamate synthase large subunit — MHSSRPQNARPQSSLNDLPSKQGLYDPWFEHDACGVGFVVHMKGKRSHSIVQQAVQILKNLDHRGAAGAEPNTGDGAGILIQVPHAFNADVCAKARISLPAPGHYGTGIVFLPRNATKRRRLEEIFAGIVQAEGQTLLGWRTVPTNNASLGETARSCEPFMRQVFIGRDASITDDLAFERKLYVIRKRAYNEIRASTIEGGGDWYVASLSSRTMVFKGMLTTEQLDVYFPDLLNPLMDSALGLVHSRFSTNTFPSWNRAHPYRYMAHNGEINTLRGNINWMHAREALFASELFGDDIKKVLPIIDPHGSDSAMFDNALELLILAGRPLAHAAMMMIPEPWSNHESMDDRRRAFYEFHAALMEPWDGPASVAITDGKQMAAILDRNGLRPSRYYVTKDDLVIMASEAGVLEVPAESVLVKGRLQPGRMFLVDMEQGRIIEDEEIKSAIAAERPYRKWLDDHLVHIDDLPAAPELPLPDHETLRHRQLTFGYSYEDQRMLILPMARDGVEAIGSMGNDTPLAVLSNKPRLLYDYFKQLFAQVTNPPIDCIREEIVTSAETRLGSEGNLLQPQPADCRRLELKWPIITNEDFAKIRRMELPGLKVGTLPILFRVSRGEKGLRKSMEELSHMARRMIEEDDVNILVLSDRGVNKDFAPVPALLAVAGLHHYLIREGLRTRISLVLETGEAREVHHFSLLIGYGCSAINPYLAFETIDDMIREEIITGVDSKTAHKNFVKAASKGVIKVASKMGISAIQSYRGAQVFECVGIRQDVVDEFFTWTPSRIGGIGLSAVAQEVLTRHRAAFPDRPISDHVLPAGGDYRWRDDGEFHLFNPESIHKLQKAVRTGSFQVFREYSSLVDNQAKNLCTLRGLLDLKPGDAVPIDEVEPVEVIMKRFKTGAMSYGSISKEAHETLAIAMNRIGGKSNTGEGGEDPERFTPLPNGDSKNSAIKQVASGRFGVTSEYLVNAREIQIKMAQGAKPGEGGQLPGTKVYPWVAKTRHTTAGVGLISPPPHHDIYSIEDLAELIHDLKNANRHARISVKLVAEVGVGTIASGVAKAHADVVLVSGYDGGTGASPQTSIKHAGLPWELGLAETHQTLVMNNLRSRIAVETDGQLKTGRDVIIAALLGAEEFGFATAPLVATGCIMMRVCHLNTCPVGVATQDPRLREKYTGKPEHVVNFMRFIAEEMRQLMAQLGFRTVDEMVGRVDRLEPRKAIEHWKARGLDFSNILYQPDAGPEVGRYCQIPQDHGLEKSLDLTQLLDICRPAIERGEKVVAELPIRNTNRVVGTITGSELTKKWGAAGLPDDTIVVRFKGSAGQSLGAFMPPGMTFIVEGDANDYVGKGLSGGRIVVRPPAASTFRAEENIIVGNVALYGATRGEVFLRGMAGERFGVRNSGVSAVVESVGDHGCEYMTGGQVVILGPTGRNFAAGMSGGVAYILDEKGDAATRINTQMVGLEKVDTPEEAATLRALIEKHVALTESAKGRSVLDAWESMLPKFVKVMPKDYKRMLANIARAHEQGLTGDEAIMNAFEENSRDLSRVGGN; from the coding sequence ATGCACAGCAGTCGCCCACAAAACGCACGCCCGCAGTCCAGCCTCAACGATCTACCTTCGAAGCAGGGACTCTACGACCCTTGGTTCGAGCACGACGCATGCGGTGTCGGCTTCGTCGTCCACATGAAGGGCAAGCGATCGCATTCGATCGTTCAACAGGCCGTCCAGATCCTCAAGAACCTCGATCACCGAGGCGCGGCCGGCGCCGAACCCAATACCGGTGACGGTGCCGGCATACTCATTCAGGTCCCGCACGCATTCAATGCCGACGTGTGCGCCAAGGCCCGGATTTCCCTTCCCGCCCCCGGACATTACGGTACCGGCATCGTCTTCCTGCCGCGCAATGCCACCAAGCGCCGCCGCCTCGAAGAGATATTTGCCGGCATCGTCCAAGCCGAAGGGCAGACGCTGCTCGGTTGGCGCACCGTCCCCACCAACAACGCTTCACTCGGCGAGACCGCGCGCTCCTGTGAACCGTTCATGCGCCAAGTCTTCATCGGTCGCGACGCTTCGATCACCGACGATCTCGCCTTCGAACGGAAGCTCTACGTCATCCGCAAACGCGCCTACAACGAGATCCGCGCCTCGACCATAGAGGGTGGGGGAGATTGGTATGTCGCCAGCCTCTCGTCGCGCACCATGGTCTTCAAGGGCATGCTCACCACCGAGCAGCTCGACGTCTACTTCCCGGACCTGCTCAATCCTCTCATGGACTCGGCCCTCGGCCTCGTCCACTCCCGATTCAGCACGAATACCTTCCCCAGCTGGAATCGCGCTCACCCGTACCGCTACATGGCGCACAACGGGGAAATCAACACCCTGCGCGGCAACATCAACTGGATGCACGCCCGCGAAGCCCTCTTCGCATCCGAACTTTTCGGCGACGACATCAAGAAGGTCCTACCCATCATCGACCCCCACGGCTCCGACTCGGCGATGTTCGACAACGCTCTCGAGTTGCTCATCCTCGCCGGCCGCCCCCTCGCGCACGCCGCGATGATGATGATACCCGAGCCGTGGTCGAACCACGAGAGCATGGACGACAGACGCCGCGCGTTCTACGAATTCCATGCCGCATTGATGGAGCCGTGGGACGGCCCCGCTTCGGTCGCGATCACCGACGGCAAGCAGATGGCCGCCATCCTCGACCGCAACGGTCTGCGCCCCTCGCGCTACTACGTCACCAAGGACGACCTCGTCATCATGGCCTCCGAAGCGGGAGTCCTCGAGGTCCCGGCGGAGTCCGTCTTGGTCAAAGGCCGCCTCCAGCCCGGCCGCATGTTCCTCGTCGACATGGAACAGGGCCGCATAATCGAAGACGAAGAAATCAAATCAGCCATCGCCGCCGAGCGCCCCTACCGCAAGTGGCTCGACGATCACCTCGTCCACATCGACGATCTTCCGGCTGCGCCCGAACTCCCGCTGCCCGACCACGAGACGCTGCGACACCGCCAGCTCACCTTCGGCTATTCGTACGAAGACCAGCGCATGCTGATCCTGCCCATGGCACGCGACGGTGTCGAAGCCATCGGCTCCATGGGCAACGACACACCGCTCGCAGTCCTCTCCAACAAGCCTCGCCTCCTCTACGACTACTTCAAGCAGCTCTTCGCCCAAGTCACCAACCCGCCGATCGACTGCATCCGCGAAGAGATCGTCACGTCCGCGGAAACGCGTCTCGGCTCCGAGGGCAACCTCCTCCAGCCGCAGCCGGCCGACTGTCGCCGTCTCGAGCTCAAGTGGCCCATTATCACCAACGAGGACTTCGCCAAGATCCGGCGCATGGAACTGCCCGGGCTCAAAGTCGGCACGCTACCCATCCTCTTCCGCGTCTCCCGCGGCGAGAAGGGACTGCGCAAGTCGATGGAAGAACTCAGCCACATGGCTCGGCGCATGATCGAGGAGGACGACGTCAACATCCTCGTCCTCTCCGACCGCGGCGTGAACAAGGACTTCGCGCCCGTTCCGGCCCTCCTCGCCGTCGCCGGACTTCACCACTATCTCATCCGTGAAGGCCTCCGCACCCGCATCTCGCTCGTCCTCGAGACCGGTGAAGCACGCGAAGTCCACCACTTCTCGCTGCTCATCGGCTACGGCTGTAGCGCGATCAATCCCTACCTCGCCTTCGAAACCATCGACGACATGATCCGCGAAGAGATCATCACCGGCGTCGACTCGAAGACCGCGCACAAGAACTTCGTCAAGGCAGCCTCCAAAGGCGTGATCAAGGTCGCCTCCAAGATGGGCATCTCCGCCATCCAAAGCTACCGTGGCGCACAAGTCTTCGAGTGCGTCGGGATCCGCCAAGACGTCGTCGACGAGTTCTTCACCTGGACACCTTCCCGCATCGGCGGCATCGGCCTCAGCGCCGTCGCCCAAGAAGTGCTCACCCGCCATCGCGCCGCTTTCCCGGACAGGCCCATCAGCGACCACGTCCTCCCGGCCGGCGGAGACTACCGTTGGCGCGACGACGGAGAGTTCCACCTCTTCAACCCCGAAAGCATCCACAAACTCCAGAAGGCGGTTCGCACCGGAAGCTTCCAAGTGTTCCGCGAATACTCCTCCTTGGTCGACAATCAGGCCAAGAACCTCTGCACGCTCCGCGGCTTGCTCGACCTCAAGCCCGGCGACGCCGTTCCCATCGACGAAGTCGAGCCGGTCGAAGTGATCATGAAGCGCTTCAAGACCGGAGCCATGTCCTACGGCTCCATCTCTAAAGAAGCGCACGAGACGCTCGCCATCGCCATGAACCGCATCGGCGGCAAATCCAACACCGGCGAAGGCGGAGAGGATCCCGAACGTTTCACGCCGCTTCCCAACGGCGACTCGAAGAACTCCGCCATCAAGCAAGTCGCGTCCGGCCGCTTCGGCGTAACCTCGGAATACTTGGTCAACGCCCGCGAAATTCAGATCAAGATGGCCCAAGGCGCCAAGCCGGGCGAGGGCGGCCAACTCCCCGGCACCAAGGTCTATCCGTGGGTCGCAAAGACTCGCCACACGACCGCCGGCGTCGGCCTCATCTCGCCCCCGCCGCACCACGACATCTACTCGATCGAAGACCTCGCCGAACTCATCCACGACCTCAAGAACGCCAACCGCCACGCCCGCATCTCCGTGAAGCTCGTGGCGGAAGTCGGCGTCGGCACGATCGCCTCCGGAGTCGCCAAAGCGCACGCCGACGTCGTCCTCGTCTCCGGCTACGACGGCGGCACCGGTGCATCGCCCCAGACATCGATCAAGCACGCGGGTCTCCCGTGGGAACTCGGACTCGCCGAAACCCACCAGACCCTCGTCATGAACAACCTTCGCTCGCGCATCGCGGTCGAGACCGACGGCCAACTCAAGACCGGACGCGACGTGATCATCGCCGCCTTGCTCGGTGCCGAAGAGTTCGGCTTCGCCACCGCGCCGCTCGTCGCGACCGGCTGCATCATGATGCGCGTCTGCCACCTCAACACCTGCCCGGTAGGCGTGGCCACCCAAGACCCGCGCCTGCGCGAGAAATACACCGGCAAACCCGAGCACGTGGTCAACTTCATGCGCTTCATCGCCGAAGAGATGCGCCAGCTCATGGCCCAACTCGGCTTCCGCACCGTCGACGAGATGGTCGGACGCGTCGACCGACTCGAGCCCCGCAAAGCCATCGAACACTGGAAGGCGAGGGGACTCGACTTCTCCAACATCCTCTACCAACCGGACGCCGGTCCGGAAGTCGGCCGCTACTGCCAGATCCCGCAAGACCACGGGCTCGAAAAGTCGCTCGACCTCACGCAACTGCTCGACATCTGCCGCCCGGCGATCGAGCGCGGCGAAAAGGTCGTCGCCGAACTTCCGATTCGGAACACCAACCGCGTCGTCGGCACCATCACCGGCAGCGAACTGACCAAGAAGTGGGGTGCCGCCGGCCTTCCCGACGACACCATCGTCGTCCGCTTCAAGGGGTCCGCCGGTCAAAGCCTCGGCGCATTCATGCCGCCCGGCATGACGTTCATCGTCGAAGGCGACGCCAACGACTACGTCGGCAAAGGCCTGTCCGGTGGCCGCATCGTCGTCCGCCCGCCCGCCGCGTCCACCTTCCGCGCCGAAGAAAACATCATCGTCGGCAACGTCGCCCTCTACGGCGCCACCCGCGGCGAAGTCTTCCTCCGCGGCATGGCGGGTGAACGATTCGGCGTGCGCAACTCCGGCGTCAGCGCCGTGGTCGAATCAGTCGGAGACCACGGCTGCGAATACATGACCGGAGGCCAGGTCGTCATCCTCGGTCCCACCGGCCGCAACTTCGCCGCCGGCATGTCCGGTGGCGTGGCCTACATCCTCGACGAAAAGGGCGACGCGGCCACCCGCATCAACACCCAGATGGTCGGTCTCGAGAAAGTGGATACACCCGAAGAAGCCGCCACCCTGCGCGCCTTGATCGAAAAGCACGTCGCGCTCACCGAAAGCGCCAAAGGCCGCTCCGTCCTCGACGCGTGGGAATCCATGCTCCCGAAATTCGTCAAGGTCATGCCCAAGGACTACAAGCGCATGCTCGCCAACATCGCCCGTGCCCACGAACAGGGACTTACCGGCGACGAAGCCATCATGAACGCATTCGAAGAGAACTCCCGGGATCTCTCCCGCGTGGGCGGCAACTGA
- the recA gene encoding recombinase RecA has translation MAKTPVQKPSANDARDRNLDLALSSITKQFGEGSIMRLGSATKMEVQTLSTGSLTIDLALGVGGLPLGRVVEIFGPESSGKTTFCLSVIAEAQRRGGLAAFVDVEHALDPRYAKVVGVNLDDLLVSQPDSGEDALNITETLIRSNAIDVIVVDSVAALVSKQELDGQMGDSTVGVQARLMSQAMRRLTAVISKSRCICIFTNQIREKIGVMFGNPETTPGGRALKFFSSVRLDIRRIGQIKDPAGKVIGNRTKIKVVKNKVAPPFTECEFDIMYNEGISRTGSLLDLGLEQKVLEKKGSWIAFEGALIGQGREAAKQHLADKPDVAEKIKAAIIERAHVAVGKALGAGGSEVGSDVAE, from the coding sequence ATGGCCAAGACTCCCGTTCAGAAACCGTCAGCCAACGACGCCCGCGACCGCAACCTCGACCTCGCGCTCTCTTCGATCACGAAACAGTTCGGCGAGGGTTCGATCATGCGGCTCGGGAGTGCGACCAAGATGGAGGTCCAAACGCTTTCCACCGGGTCTTTGACGATCGATTTGGCTCTGGGCGTCGGCGGGTTGCCTTTGGGCCGCGTGGTCGAGATCTTCGGACCGGAGTCGTCGGGCAAGACGACGTTTTGTTTGAGTGTGATCGCGGAGGCGCAACGTCGCGGCGGATTGGCGGCCTTCGTCGATGTGGAGCACGCGTTGGATCCGCGTTACGCGAAAGTCGTGGGAGTCAATCTCGACGACCTTTTGGTGTCCCAGCCAGACAGTGGCGAAGACGCGTTGAACATCACCGAGACCCTCATTCGTTCGAATGCCATCGACGTGATCGTGGTGGACTCGGTGGCTGCGTTGGTGAGCAAGCAAGAGCTCGACGGGCAGATGGGCGACTCTACCGTCGGAGTTCAGGCACGGCTGATGAGTCAAGCCATGCGCAGACTCACGGCGGTGATCAGCAAGAGTCGGTGTATCTGTATCTTCACCAATCAGATACGTGAGAAGATCGGCGTCATGTTCGGCAATCCGGAGACGACTCCCGGTGGACGTGCCCTCAAGTTCTTCTCGTCCGTGCGGTTGGACATTCGTCGAATCGGCCAGATCAAGGATCCGGCCGGGAAGGTCATCGGAAATCGGACCAAGATCAAGGTCGTGAAGAACAAGGTCGCCCCACCCTTCACCGAGTGCGAGTTCGACATCATGTACAACGAGGGTATATCCCGCACTGGTTCGCTTCTCGATCTCGGTCTCGAGCAGAAAGTCTTGGAGAAGAAAGGGTCGTGGATCGCGTTCGAGGGTGCGCTGATCGGCCAAGGACGGGAGGCCGCGAAGCAACATTTGGCAGACAAGCCCGATGTCGCCGAGAAGATCAAGGCAGCGATCATCGAGCGGGCGCACGTGGCCGTCGGTAAGGCGTTGGGGGCTGGCGGTAGCGAAGTTGGTTCGGACGTCGCCGAGTGA
- the mnmE gene encoding tRNA uridine-5-carboxymethylaminomethyl(34) synthesis GTPase MnmE: MFTFFKGPASYTGEDLLEISCHGNALIINKILGDLVSSGCRWAEPGEFTRRAFCNGKMDLTRAEAVIEVIRARSDRELDAAQRQLRGDLGKRVSSLVERVLRACAAVEAYIDFPEDDLPREDRERRIEELAAILEDVGRMSATRRHGEVLREGARVALLGPPNAGKSSLLNRLAGYERAIVHHEPGTTRDFLEEWISLGPHRIRIVDTAGLREGVDPVEQAGVARSRAVAAVADLILWVVDGSSESPPLPCFPEDVRDPESLVIVANKADLGCIFDAGTRFGGYSVANVSAITGFGMGELTEILIGRLDRLSGTGVFDEGVWINQRHAAALGSVESSLAEALELLRCSAPLELVGASLRAAVGSLGDIVGRIDNEAVLDCLFAEFCIGK, translated from the coding sequence ATGTTCACGTTCTTCAAGGGGCCGGCGTCCTATACGGGAGAGGATCTTCTGGAGATTTCGTGTCACGGTAACGCCCTTATCATCAACAAGATACTGGGTGATCTCGTATCTTCCGGTTGTCGGTGGGCCGAGCCGGGCGAATTCACCCGCAGAGCGTTCTGCAACGGAAAGATGGACCTGACGCGGGCGGAGGCCGTGATCGAGGTGATTCGCGCACGTTCGGATCGGGAACTCGATGCTGCGCAACGGCAATTGCGGGGTGATCTCGGTAAACGTGTTTCGAGTCTGGTCGAGCGAGTTCTGCGCGCCTGTGCCGCCGTCGAGGCGTACATAGATTTTCCAGAGGATGATCTTCCGCGCGAGGACCGTGAGCGGAGGATCGAGGAGTTGGCCGCGATTTTGGAGGACGTTGGTCGGATGAGTGCTACTCGGCGCCACGGAGAAGTGCTACGCGAGGGGGCGCGTGTTGCCCTGCTGGGGCCTCCGAACGCCGGGAAGAGTAGTTTGTTGAATCGACTTGCGGGCTACGAGCGAGCCATCGTGCACCACGAGCCCGGAACGACTCGGGACTTCCTGGAGGAGTGGATTTCGCTCGGACCGCATCGTATCCGTATTGTGGATACGGCTGGACTTCGCGAGGGCGTCGATCCCGTCGAGCAAGCGGGAGTCGCACGCTCGCGAGCCGTGGCGGCCGTGGCCGACTTGATTCTGTGGGTCGTCGACGGATCCTCGGAGTCCCCTCCCCTGCCGTGCTTTCCTGAGGATGTTCGTGATCCCGAATCCCTTGTCATCGTCGCCAACAAGGCGGATCTGGGATGCATTTTCGACGCCGGTACTCGGTTTGGTGGGTATTCCGTCGCGAACGTCTCTGCGATCACGGGGTTCGGGATGGGGGAACTGACCGAAATCTTGATCGGCAGGCTGGACCGTCTGAGCGGGACAGGTGTGTTCGATGAGGGAGTCTGGATCAATCAGCGGCATGCGGCTGCTCTCGGCTCCGTCGAGTCGTCGCTCGCGGAGGCGCTCGAGTTGCTTCGCTGCAGCGCGCCATTGGAACTGGTAGGAGCTTCGCTTCGGGCGGCTGTCGGGTCCTTGGGCGACATTGTCGGAAGGATCGACAACGAGGCGGTCCTCGACTGTTTGTTTGCCGAGTTCTGTATCGGCAAGTGA
- the mnmG gene encoding tRNA uridine-5-carboxymethylaminomethyl(34) synthesis enzyme MnmG, protein MSNWGLETPKKGIMGVNFREEPFDVVVCGGGHAGVEAALAAARMGADTLLLTGNVDTIGQMSCNPAIGGVAKGHIVREIDALGGEMGITADVTGIQFRLLNATKGPAVQSPRAQCDKKAYQFRIKHTLELQNNLLVFQGTVSGLIFEGSTVVGCRTTLEVEFRAKSVIVTTGTFLRGLLHVGEAKSSGGRMGDYSSLTLSDSLMGVGIELRRLKTGTPPRVAGRSIDFGRMEEQRGDSEPVFFAFHDTRGDVELFHVERSGQRRLGWVPGVNQVSCWITHTSEVTERLVRDNLHRSAMYSGQIQGVGPRYCPSIEDKIVRFADKPRHMLFLEPEGRQTDEYYINGMSTSLPFDVQVAMVRSVPGLEGAQLIRPAYAVEYDFAPPTQLKPSLESKVIENLFFAGQINGTSGYEEAAGQGLVAGVNAVEKVRGRPAMILGRQESYIGVMIDDLVTKGTSEPYRMFTSRAEHRLLLNHGSAELRLRHHAEAHQLVDGKRLAGIKTKHGRVHHWQSWLESNTTSGGVWADVIRAVPNASLPDEFVAEAKEVRDEVLYRVRYKGYLERERQLADKLRNADRVRLPDEMDFRAVPGLKKETADKLACIRPTTLGQAQRVSGVTPADVAILMVHAARFSGGTRERGA, encoded by the coding sequence GTGAGCAATTGGGGGCTCGAGACACCGAAGAAGGGCATTATGGGAGTTAATTTCAGGGAAGAACCGTTCGACGTCGTGGTTTGCGGTGGAGGGCACGCAGGTGTCGAAGCGGCATTGGCTGCTGCTCGCATGGGAGCCGACACGCTGTTGCTAACCGGAAACGTGGACACCATAGGCCAGATGAGCTGCAATCCTGCCATCGGCGGCGTCGCCAAAGGCCATATCGTGCGAGAGATAGACGCCTTGGGGGGCGAGATGGGTATCACTGCCGATGTGACGGGGATTCAGTTTCGTTTGTTGAATGCGACGAAGGGGCCCGCGGTGCAGTCGCCTCGTGCGCAGTGCGACAAGAAGGCGTATCAGTTTCGCATCAAACATACGCTTGAATTGCAGAACAACCTTCTCGTGTTCCAAGGGACGGTATCGGGCCTGATCTTCGAGGGGTCGACGGTGGTGGGGTGTCGGACGACGCTCGAGGTCGAATTCCGGGCGAAGAGTGTCATTGTTACCACTGGGACCTTCTTGCGCGGCTTACTGCACGTGGGCGAGGCGAAGAGCAGTGGGGGGCGGATGGGTGACTACTCTTCGCTCACGCTTTCGGACAGCCTCATGGGAGTCGGTATCGAGTTGCGTAGGCTCAAGACCGGCACTCCGCCGCGAGTTGCTGGGCGATCCATTGATTTTGGGCGCATGGAGGAACAGCGAGGTGACAGCGAGCCTGTCTTCTTCGCGTTTCACGACACGAGGGGCGACGTGGAGTTGTTCCACGTGGAACGAAGTGGGCAGCGGCGGCTGGGGTGGGTCCCGGGTGTGAATCAGGTCTCCTGTTGGATCACGCATACCTCGGAGGTGACTGAGCGACTGGTTCGAGATAATCTGCACCGATCCGCGATGTATTCGGGCCAAATTCAGGGGGTCGGTCCGCGCTATTGTCCAAGCATCGAGGACAAAATTGTGCGCTTCGCGGACAAACCGAGACACATGCTGTTCTTGGAGCCGGAAGGGCGACAGACGGACGAATATTACATCAATGGGATGTCGACGAGTCTGCCGTTCGACGTCCAGGTCGCCATGGTTCGCAGTGTCCCGGGCCTGGAGGGTGCCCAATTGATTCGCCCGGCATATGCCGTCGAGTACGACTTCGCACCTCCGACTCAACTGAAGCCGTCCTTGGAATCCAAGGTGATCGAGAATCTCTTTTTTGCAGGGCAAATCAACGGCACATCGGGCTACGAAGAGGCAGCAGGGCAGGGGCTCGTGGCGGGTGTCAATGCGGTGGAAAAGGTGAGGGGCCGCCCTGCCATGATTCTCGGCCGACAAGAGTCGTATATCGGGGTGATGATCGACGACCTCGTCACGAAGGGAACCTCCGAGCCATACAGAATGTTCACCAGCCGCGCCGAACATCGATTGCTTTTGAATCACGGGAGTGCGGAGCTCAGGCTTCGGCATCATGCAGAGGCGCATCAACTCGTTGATGGAAAGCGACTTGCCGGGATCAAAACCAAGCATGGGCGTGTCCACCACTGGCAAAGTTGGCTCGAGTCGAATACGACGTCGGGAGGGGTCTGGGCCGATGTGATCCGGGCTGTGCCGAATGCGAGTTTGCCGGACGAATTCGTCGCCGAAGCGAAAGAGGTGCGAGACGAGGTCCTTTATCGGGTGCGATACAAAGGGTATTTGGAGCGAGAGCGACAGCTCGCGGACAAGCTTAGGAATGCCGACCGAGTCCGACTTCCGGATGAAATGGATTTTCGGGCCGTTCCTGGACTGAAGAAGGAGACTGCAGACAAGCTGGCTTGCATTCGGCCGACGACACTGGGGCAAGCTCAACGGGTGAGCGGGGTGACGCCAGCCGATGTCGCAATCCTCATGGTTCACGCGGCGCGGTTCTCGGGCGGGACGCGTGAGAGAGGCGCGTAA
- a CDS encoding response regulator transcription factor encodes MTKVQQTAGPGEIGPSEGAEKSVLIVDDEPDVTSLVAYHLRAKGYRVATLNDPNQIMGLARSFNPDLVILDVMMPDLSGTQICRMLRADPALRGVPVIFLSAKAEESARVQGLEVGADDYVCKPFSTKELVLRVQSIFRRLAEVKAGDSAVPLQIGKVTLDAEHHRVEVAGEHVELTATEFKLLRVLMERKGRVQARDHLLLNVWNYETEIETRTVDTHIRRLREKLGSEASLIETVRGVGYRMVDRKPEACLT; translated from the coding sequence GTGACAAAGGTGCAACAGACTGCCGGTCCAGGCGAGATCGGGCCCAGCGAGGGAGCGGAGAAGAGCGTCTTGATCGTGGATGACGAGCCGGACGTGACGTCGTTGGTCGCGTATCATTTGCGGGCCAAAGGCTACCGCGTTGCGACGCTGAACGATCCTAACCAGATCATGGGTCTGGCTCGGTCGTTCAACCCCGACCTCGTGATCTTGGATGTGATGATGCCCGATCTTTCCGGGACGCAGATTTGTCGTATGCTCCGGGCGGATCCCGCGCTTCGAGGCGTGCCCGTCATCTTTTTGAGTGCGAAGGCCGAGGAATCAGCACGTGTGCAAGGACTGGAGGTCGGCGCGGACGACTACGTGTGCAAGCCTTTCAGTACGAAAGAGTTGGTGCTTCGTGTGCAGTCCATCTTCCGCCGCTTGGCCGAGGTGAAGGCAGGCGATTCGGCAGTCCCTCTTCAAATCGGGAAGGTGACGCTCGATGCGGAACACCATCGTGTCGAGGTCGCCGGCGAGCACGTCGAGTTGACCGCCACCGAATTCAAACTGCTGCGCGTGTTGATGGAGCGGAAGGGGCGCGTCCAAGCGCGCGACCACCTGCTGCTGAACGTGTGGAATTACGAGACGGAGATCGAGACGCGGACGGTGGACACCCATATCCGCCGGCTGCGCGAGAAGCTGGGTTCGGAGGCTTCGTTGATTGAAACGGTTCGCGGCGTCGGCTACCGGATGGTGGATCGAAAGCCGGAAGCATGTCTTACCTGA
- the atpB gene encoding F0F1 ATP synthase subunit A, with product MIPSLALRKNPFVWSVMALVATGLATSAHAAEGNAAPAELFRIGPLPVTNAIATTWVVSLLILMGLRMLVGTPKMIPGRGQALVESALQGLKELFEPIVGKRAFASSFPLLVTLFLYIVLQNWSGLLPGVGTIGWGYEADGVFHVTKPFIRPANSDWNGTIALAAVSMLVWAYVVLRHAGPKVILHDLFGNKASKSEIAAAIYYPLSLIFIIVGFIEIVSIAIRPFTLSVRLFGNVFGGENLLHATGFVPPFYFLETLVGLVQALVFTLLVSIYIGLLCNHGDDHTEEHH from the coding sequence GTGATTCCCTCGCTTGCGCTGCGCAAAAACCCTTTCGTCTGGTCGGTAATGGCTCTGGTCGCCACCGGGCTAGCGACCTCGGCGCATGCGGCCGAAGGCAATGCAGCTCCGGCCGAACTTTTTCGAATCGGACCGCTTCCGGTGACGAACGCGATCGCGACCACATGGGTCGTTTCGCTTTTGATCTTGATGGGACTGCGGATGTTGGTCGGGACTCCGAAAATGATTCCCGGCCGTGGCCAAGCCCTCGTCGAGAGCGCGCTTCAAGGGCTGAAGGAATTGTTCGAGCCGATCGTGGGAAAGCGAGCCTTCGCTTCGTCGTTTCCGCTCCTCGTCACCCTTTTTCTCTACATCGTGCTTCAGAACTGGAGCGGTCTGCTTCCCGGCGTCGGCACGATCGGTTGGGGCTACGAAGCGGACGGCGTCTTCCACGTCACGAAACCGTTCATCCGTCCTGCCAACTCCGATTGGAACGGGACGATCGCGCTCGCCGCCGTTTCCATGCTGGTTTGGGCATACGTTGTCTTGCGACACGCCGGGCCGAAGGTGATCCTGCACGATCTTTTCGGAAACAAAGCCAGCAAGAGCGAGATTGCCGCTGCCATTTACTACCCGCTTTCGCTGATCTTCATCATCGTGGGATTTATCGAGATCGTCTCGATCGCGATCCGGCCCTTCACCCTTTCTGTTCGTTTGTTCGGCAACGTCTTCGGTGGGGAGAATCTACTCCACGCCACCGGGTTCGTCCCTCCATTCTACTTTCTGGAAACCCTCGTCGGTTTGGTACAGGCCCTCGTGTTCACATTGTTGGTGAGCATCTACATCGGCCTGCTCTGCAATCACGGAGACGACCACACCGAAGAGCACCACTGA